One region of Mucilaginibacter gotjawali genomic DNA includes:
- a CDS encoding S8 family serine peptidase, whose product MYKFYAAFLIVCFLLCTASETFGQHKLVSDVKSRELADTSARLSILFQANYQKAITLAKTHGWPVTRKTKNDGLALLQGINALGYPVYLVTYDNIIAAATTQTNAVQPGGLLGLNLSGSATFLNDKLAIWDGGEVDKAHQEFAGKTITLEDSQPVADHATHVAGTMIAKGVYLPAQGMAFNAATLHSYYFDNDVSKMTAASSGLLLSNHSYGDEAGWNFNNDQNRWEWYGLPGDTVDYNFGFYGTRTMQYDQIAFNAPYYLIVESAGNAHAYPGPDVGQDYFGFQSNNNQTMVDKGPRPTTISSNGAYDVISSTGNAKNILTVGAVNPLPNGPANSNDISIAYFSSWGPTDDGRVKPDIVADGVDVTSAGAASSSSYVTMSGTSMAAPNVTGSLYLLQEYYAKKHSGGFMRAATLKGLACHTAFDAGNAGPDYIYGWGLLDMKKAAQVLTNSGSGSLLAEATLPQGQTQSYNVIASGNGLLSATISWTDPAGQANADGVVNSRIPKLVNDLDIRVNDGSTTFYPWVLDPDHPSAPAKKGDNVVDNVEQVMIPGTVPGKAYTITVTHKGTLKGGLQDYSLIVTGSGGQAYCASAPLSNADSKVNNLSLANLNYTASAGCTTYSDHTDQTIQLEQGKTYPLNITLGTCGSNFNKAAKIYIDWNGNGVFDTDELAATTGIISGTGTYSTNITVPATVIPGDYSLLRVVLAETSDTSTIKPCGNYAKGETEDFRVQFLQTSTDAGIASIVSPDTTGTCPGNPQITVMIKNYGSKPISNIPVKVVITGPGQTVTTLNQTYSAALQPGDQEAFTLNGSFTAVAGAVYTITASTNLGNDPISTNNQATETVTINTPSTITNLSAYYCNNNKNYQLSGLGDGELLWYQHVADTIPFAFGSPATVAQAPINNSYYAGLNDFKGSIGPATKYAFSGGGYNQFTPYVNISTRIPVIIKSARLYIGNSGKITFNVANGNGQVVSTTTINTVATRTNPTPGPQADDPSDQGAVYPLNLLLPAAGAYTLTVVFDSTATIYRSNTGVSGYPFKIGNVFSIDGNNAASGTDTAYYKNFYYYFYDLKLQSPGCAAPARQAVSLTQPVISLNGTALTSNFLAGNQWYVDGKAIDGATGQTYIPAKSGNYTLGINLSTGCQLLSDNYVYVLTSNKGNTGDIGLVVYPVPASNQLSIIFASPANNNLNLSLINSAGLIVYTNLQTITQGNFATTIDVSKQAPGSYILKIVLGQKVYYNKIVIVR is encoded by the coding sequence ATGTATAAATTTTACGCAGCATTTTTGATAGTATGTTTTTTGCTGTGTACAGCATCTGAAACATTTGGTCAGCACAAATTGGTTTCCGATGTAAAAAGCAGGGAGTTGGCTGATACCTCCGCCCGGTTAAGTATTTTATTCCAGGCAAATTATCAAAAGGCAATTACGCTGGCTAAAACCCACGGATGGCCCGTAACCAGGAAAACAAAAAACGACGGACTAGCTTTACTGCAAGGTATAAATGCCCTGGGTTACCCGGTTTACCTGGTTACCTATGACAATATTATAGCCGCGGCAACTACCCAAACCAATGCCGTACAACCGGGAGGGCTTTTGGGCCTGAACCTTTCGGGCTCAGCTACGTTTTTAAATGATAAACTTGCCATTTGGGACGGCGGAGAAGTGGATAAAGCACACCAGGAATTTGCAGGTAAAACAATAACGCTGGAGGATTCGCAACCGGTGGCAGATCATGCTACCCATGTGGCCGGGACGATGATAGCAAAAGGCGTGTATCTGCCCGCACAGGGTATGGCGTTTAATGCGGCTACCCTGCATTCGTATTATTTTGATAATGATGTATCAAAGATGACTGCAGCCTCATCGGGTTTATTATTGTCAAACCACTCCTACGGCGACGAAGCAGGCTGGAATTTTAACAACGACCAGAACCGTTGGGAATGGTACGGTTTACCCGGAGATACGGTGGATTATAACTTCGGATTTTACGGAACCCGGACGATGCAGTATGACCAGATCGCTTTTAATGCACCTTATTATTTAATTGTTGAATCAGCAGGCAATGCACATGCTTATCCCGGCCCGGATGTCGGACAGGATTATTTTGGCTTTCAAAGCAACAATAATCAAACAATGGTAGATAAAGGCCCAAGGCCAACTACAATCAGCAGCAACGGCGCTTACGATGTGATCAGTTCCACGGGAAATGCAAAAAATATACTCACCGTAGGCGCGGTAAACCCTTTGCCCAATGGCCCGGCTAACAGCAACGATATTTCTATCGCCTATTTCAGCAGCTGGGGGCCAACGGACGACGGACGGGTAAAGCCGGATATCGTTGCCGATGGAGTAGATGTTACTTCCGCCGGGGCTGCAAGTTCAAGTAGTTATGTTACCATGTCGGGCACCTCTATGGCTGCACCAAATGTCACAGGGTCCTTATACCTGTTGCAGGAATATTATGCCAAAAAACACAGCGGGGGTTTTATGCGCGCAGCAACCCTTAAGGGGCTTGCCTGCCACACGGCTTTTGACGCCGGCAATGCTGGTCCGGATTATATTTATGGCTGGGGCCTGCTGGATATGAAGAAAGCAGCACAGGTGTTAACAAATAGCGGATCAGGAAGCTTATTGGCGGAAGCAACCTTGCCGCAGGGGCAAACGCAATCCTACAACGTTATTGCCTCGGGAAACGGCCTTTTATCAGCAACTATTTCATGGACGGATCCCGCAGGACAGGCCAATGCGGATGGTGTGGTTAACAGCCGGATCCCCAAATTGGTGAATGACCTTGATATCCGCGTTAACGATGGCTCAACAACTTTTTACCCCTGGGTGCTTGATCCTGACCATCCCTCTGCGCCTGCAAAAAAAGGCGACAATGTAGTGGATAATGTTGAACAGGTGATGATACCCGGAACGGTACCTGGCAAAGCCTATACAATTACTGTAACACACAAAGGCACTTTGAAAGGTGGACTACAGGATTATTCGTTGATTGTAACAGGTTCAGGGGGGCAGGCTTACTGTGCATCAGCGCCATTGTCCAATGCTGATTCGAAGGTGAATAACCTGTCACTTGCTAACCTTAACTATACAGCATCCGCGGGTTGCACTACTTATTCAGATCATACCGATCAAACTATTCAGCTGGAACAGGGAAAAACATATCCTTTAAACATAACATTAGGCACCTGTGGCAGCAATTTTAATAAAGCGGCTAAAATATATATCGACTGGAATGGTAACGGTGTTTTTGATACAGACGAGCTGGCCGCTACAACAGGGATCATCAGTGGAACCGGGACATACAGTACCAATATTACAGTTCCCGCTACCGTTATTCCTGGAGATTATAGTCTGCTACGTGTTGTGCTGGCCGAAACCAGCGATACATCAACCATAAAACCATGCGGAAACTATGCCAAAGGCGAAACTGAAGATTTCCGCGTGCAGTTTTTACAAACAAGTACGGATGCCGGGATAGCTTCAATTGTGTCTCCGGATACCACGGGCACGTGCCCGGGCAACCCGCAAATTACGGTGATGATTAAAAATTACGGGAGTAAACCCATCAGCAACATCCCCGTAAAGGTGGTGATAACCGGTCCCGGTCAAACGGTAACCACCTTAAACCAAACATACAGCGCAGCCCTGCAGCCCGGGGATCAGGAAGCATTTACGCTGAACGGCAGCTTTACCGCTGTTGCTGGCGCCGTTTACACCATAACAGCTTCAACCAACCTTGGCAATGACCCGATAAGTACCAACAACCAGGCAACGGAAACGGTTACCATCAATACCCCGTCAACCATCACCAATTTATCAGCCTATTACTGTAATAACAATAAAAACTACCAGCTTTCAGGCCTGGGCGACGGCGAATTACTTTGGTACCAACATGTTGCTGATACTATTCCTTTTGCCTTCGGTTCGCCCGCAACTGTTGCGCAGGCACCCATAAATAATAGCTATTACGCTGGTTTGAATGATTTTAAAGGAAGTATTGGCCCGGCTACCAAATATGCATTCAGCGGCGGCGGTTACAACCAATTTACACCGTATGTCAATATAAGCACGCGCATTCCTGTAATAATTAAAAGCGCACGCCTGTACATTGGTAATTCCGGCAAAATAACCTTTAACGTTGCTAACGGCAATGGACAGGTGGTATCAACGACTACCATTAATACGGTTGCTACCCGAACTAATCCGACTCCGGGCCCCCAAGCCGACGATCCGAGCGACCAGGGCGCCGTATATCCTTTAAATTTACTGCTGCCTGCCGCGGGCGCCTATACCCTAACTGTCGTATTTGACAGTACAGCAACTATTTACCGCAGCAATACCGGGGTAAGCGGCTATCCTTTTAAAATAGGGAATGTTTTTAGTATTGATGGTAATAATGCTGCTTCAGGTACGGACACGGCCTACTATAAAAACTTTTACTACTATTTTTATGATCTGAAATTACAAAGCCCCGGCTGCGCGGCCCCGGCAAGACAGGCAGTTTCCCTTACCCAACCTGTAATCAGCCTCAATGGAACAGCGCTTACTTCTAATTTTTTGGCAGGGAACCAATGGTATGTTGATGGTAAAGCAATTGATGGTGCTACCGGTCAAACCTATATCCCGGCCAAAAGTGGAAATTACACCCTTGGCATCAACCTTAGTACGGGTTGCCAGTTGTTATCTGATAATTATGTGTATGTGCTTACCTCAAACAAGGGAAATACCGGCGATATTGGCTTGGTAGTTTACCCCGTTCCTGCAAGCAACCAGTTAAGCATTATTTTTGCATCACCCGCTAATAACAATTTAAATTTATCCCTGATAAATTCAGCAGGCTTAATAGTTTATACCAACCTGCAAACCATTACACAGGGTAATTTTGCAACAACAATTGATGTATCAAAACAGGCGCCCGGTAGTTACATCCTGAAAATAGTATTGGGCCAAAAGGTTTATTACAATAAGATTGTTATAGTTAGGTAG
- a CDS encoding T9SS type A sorting domain-containing protein, producing MKKTFFLFHFIIVSIFCIKSAEAAITYTWKGGSSGTWNLASNWTPSSGSLYPGTATSDIAIFPSGGTFTVTLNAAISLANINETSGTTLLTINTGGKAITVSSGIALGTNSSSLTFLGSGAVSIAGMTFQNGDFLNCGSATDATTQVTFTGANITLAANSGNGIFNYGTFNLTSSLLYTGSSSQINNESGGIFSCTSSSIYLQGGSSSIINSGTFNMLSSSVYLNVNPCAITNNPTGSFNMNGGSLISYTASNNEEIYNYGTFNATTGANSITMISGASDNTIYNYGTFNAGSGTSSVCTITLAATRGDIKNTSATLSGTTYNGIFNLGSGSVIKFDSSCSNCQVNNDASCASCTFNLISDANSSATIYQIPSGSTCPGTFNVQRYLQGGSTFTSGRWVYRNYRLMSSPVNTVSSNSSSTATYPVSLKYLANSAIVTGAKGGYAYPSTFNSATASGNPSIYFYREDITPSNTTFTSGNFIGVTDITDQTNYTVGLSDGSTPKISIGNGFFFFFRGNRTASIGTSPGKTTYPYVAPEPTVFTASGYLNQGAYQVQNWVSGGGSLKYEVNPTYNGVSQNNSAVRGFNLVGNPYPSSIDWETYNASNTSTTGIVVNTTSGVANVSPTIWVFNPFTNQYNTYMKGDGGIGKGSSGTGNGSTNANIIASGQAFFVQAVNHASTLTFYETAKSISQPASGYLLMGSPPPSTTPQYMRLILQKDSINNDDMLVFFNSAASEKYSPYEDAAYFPGLTAPESLASISGDSVKLAINRLPLPDQKAPRIIPLSVSAAESGQYTFLRTDLKAIPQLYNIWLTDKYTADSLDLRNNTTYKFNIDLSDTGTFGNHRFQLVIRQNPALMVHLLNFAGAKTSNGAQITWITENEENYTNFTVERSSDGGTTFSVLGGVASGAQGTYSFLDKNPPAAAVMYRLKITDLNGTVTYSNIVTLMYAGTNNTLASNISVYPNPASNVINLAISEPATGSLPGVSSLPNTLNQGASGSSNTSYSIKIVNITGLVIKSVTTTQTVCQANIGSLLPGTYIIQVLNNKDNSIVGKTTFIKQ from the coding sequence TTGAAAAAAACGTTTTTCCTTTTCCATTTTATCATTGTTTCTATATTTTGCATAAAAAGTGCGGAAGCGGCTATAACTTATACATGGAAAGGCGGATCCAGCGGCACCTGGAATCTTGCCTCGAACTGGACACCGTCCAGCGGTAGCTTATATCCCGGAACGGCGACGTCCGACATAGCGATATTTCCGTCAGGCGGTACTTTCACAGTTACCTTGAACGCCGCTATTTCCCTTGCTAACATTAATGAAACTTCAGGCACAACATTATTAACAATCAACACCGGGGGCAAAGCAATAACTGTAAGTTCGGGCATTGCGCTTGGCACCAACTCCTCTTCGCTCACATTTCTGGGTTCAGGAGCGGTTTCTATTGCTGGAATGACGTTCCAGAATGGTGATTTTTTAAACTGCGGCTCAGCCACCGATGCTACTACCCAGGTAACGTTTACCGGTGCAAACATTACGCTGGCGGCTAACAGCGGAAATGGCATATTTAACTACGGCACTTTTAATTTAACCAGCTCATTGTTATACACAGGTTCAAGCTCGCAAATTAATAATGAAAGTGGCGGCATCTTCAGTTGTACATCTTCAAGCATATACCTGCAGGGCGGCTCGAGTTCCATAATCAATAGCGGAACCTTCAACATGTTATCAAGCTCTGTTTATTTGAATGTAAATCCATGCGCTATTACAAATAACCCAACCGGCTCCTTTAATATGAACGGCGGTTCGCTGATATCCTACACGGCCAGCAATAACGAGGAGATCTATAATTATGGTACATTTAACGCGACTACCGGAGCCAATAGCATTACGATGATCTCCGGCGCATCTGATAATACGATCTACAATTACGGCACTTTCAATGCAGGTTCAGGCACCTCTTCAGTTTGTACTATTACACTGGCCGCTACACGGGGCGATATCAAAAACACCAGCGCAACTTTATCCGGCACCACTTATAACGGCATTTTCAACCTCGGTTCGGGCTCCGTTATTAAATTCGATTCCTCATGCAGCAACTGCCAGGTTAATAACGATGCAAGTTGCGCTTCGTGTACTTTTAACCTGATATCGGACGCAAACAGTTCAGCAACTATTTACCAGATTCCATCGGGCTCAACCTGTCCGGGAACATTCAACGTTCAGCGATACTTGCAGGGTGGCAGCACTTTTACAAGCGGCAGATGGGTGTACCGCAACTACCGGCTGATGTCGTCACCGGTAAATACTGTTTCTTCAAACAGCAGTTCAACAGCTACCTACCCGGTTAGTTTAAAATACCTGGCGAACAGTGCCATTGTAACAGGTGCAAAAGGAGGCTATGCCTATCCCAGCACATTTAATTCGGCAACGGCTTCAGGGAACCCGTCTATTTACTTTTACCGCGAAGACATCACCCCCAGCAACACCACTTTTACAAGCGGAAACTTTATTGGCGTTACGGATATAACAGACCAAACGAATTACACCGTGGGCCTGTCAGACGGTTCAACGCCAAAAATTTCTATTGGCAACGGCTTCTTCTTCTTCTTCAGGGGAAACAGAACAGCGTCAATAGGCACCAGCCCCGGCAAAACCACCTATCCTTACGTAGCGCCGGAACCGACAGTTTTTACCGCCAGCGGCTACCTTAACCAGGGCGCGTACCAGGTACAAAATTGGGTGTCGGGGGGCGGAAGTTTAAAATATGAAGTCAACCCCACGTATAATGGCGTTAGCCAAAATAACAGTGCGGTTAGGGGATTCAACCTGGTTGGCAATCCGTACCCTTCATCAATAGACTGGGAAACTTATAATGCATCAAATACATCAACTACAGGTATTGTTGTAAATACAACTTCAGGTGTCGCCAACGTTTCGCCAACCATATGGGTATTTAATCCATTTACCAACCAATATAATACTTATATGAAAGGAGATGGTGGTATAGGAAAAGGCAGCAGCGGAACTGGTAATGGCAGTACCAATGCAAATATTATTGCAAGCGGACAAGCATTTTTTGTTCAGGCTGTTAACCATGCTTCTACTTTAACTTTTTACGAAACCGCTAAATCTATCTCACAACCGGCATCAGGCTACCTGCTGATGGGATCGCCGCCGCCCAGCACAACCCCGCAATATATGCGTCTCATTCTGCAAAAAGATTCCATCAATAACGATGACATGCTGGTTTTCTTTAATTCAGCTGCGAGCGAAAAATACAGCCCCTATGAAGATGCAGCATATTTCCCCGGATTAACCGCTCCGGAAAGCCTTGCGAGCATTTCAGGCGACAGTGTCAAATTGGCAATTAACCGTTTACCCCTGCCTGATCAAAAAGCGCCACGTATTATCCCGCTGTCTGTTTCGGCGGCCGAATCCGGTCAATATACTTTTTTAAGGACTGATTTAAAAGCCATACCGCAACTGTATAATATTTGGCTTACAGATAAGTATACAGCCGATTCGCTGGATCTTCGAAATAACACGACCTACAAATTTAATATAGATCTTAGCGACACAGGTACTTTCGGAAATCACCGTTTCCAATTGGTTATCCGCCAAAACCCTGCGTTAATGGTGCACCTGTTAAATTTTGCAGGCGCAAAAACATCAAATGGCGCGCAAATTACGTGGATAACTGAAAACGAAGAAAACTATACCAATTTTACAGTTGAAAGGAGCAGCGACGGCGGAACCACTTTTAGTGTTTTAGGGGGCGTTGCCTCGGGCGCACAGGGAACGTACAGCTTTCTTGACAAAAATCCTCCGGCAGCCGCAGTTATGTACCGCTTAAAGATAACAGACCTAAACGGCACCGTCACCTATTCAAATATTGTTACCCTAATGTACGCCGGCACTAACAACACTTTGGCAAGCAATATCAGCGTTTATCCAAATCCAGCAAGCAATGTAATAAACCTTGCCATCAGTGAGCCTGCGACCGGTTCGCTGCCAGGTGTATCAAGCCTGCCAAATACCTTAAATCAAGGTGCAAGCGGTAGCAGCAATACATCTTACAGCATTAAAATTGTTAATATCACCGGATTAGTTATTAAAAGCGTCACTACTACGCAAACGGTTTGCCAGGCTAATATCGGCAGCTTATTACCGGGCACCTATATTATCCAGGTTTTAAATAATAAGGATAACAGCATTGTTGGTAAAACCACATTTATTAAACAGTAA
- a CDS encoding T9SS type A sorting domain-containing protein, whose protein sequence is MKTKILVCFLLTGILQAFKSTGAITSAGIKTAASNNKGAFEKIRTLERGHFVHIAHTVNKQVRKIFNHGMNRHLRENFVRNNTNSTALDSVTKLLRLQLYLDQYNYDEIVIGFNSGAKTTYDFNEDSKYLQGINAAEGLSSFSSDGVPLAINLVPLPKQNPEVIKLDVEAQKSVSFTFKRKQLDQIPAIYNIWLKDNYKKDSVNFRVDSNYSFTVNKADSATFGSNRFSVIISKEPAAAFKLLAFNATKDNNGAQISWDTQNEENTTAFSVQRSSDGGLVFKTLDSLKSTGAGSYSYIDNNPPAATDEYRLKVTDLNNAVTFSNTITLIYGNATKAITGNISIYPNPSSNTINLTINQAGNGSSTSTLATQSAGPFLSLAATTNTLYSINIVSTSGAIIKTGMSSTTTWQANIVSLLPGTYIITVINNNDKKLVGRSTFVKL, encoded by the coding sequence TTGAAAACAAAAATACTCGTCTGCTTTTTGCTGACCGGGATATTGCAGGCTTTTAAAAGCACAGGCGCCATTACCTCTGCTGGTATCAAAACTGCTGCATCCAACAACAAAGGTGCGTTTGAAAAAATCCGCACTTTGGAACGGGGGCATTTTGTCCATATTGCACACACGGTTAACAAACAGGTGAGAAAAATATTTAACCACGGCATGAATCGCCATCTGCGGGAAAACTTCGTAAGAAATAACACCAATAGTACCGCACTTGATAGCGTCACCAAACTCCTGCGTTTACAATTATACCTCGATCAATATAATTATGATGAAATCGTGATCGGCTTTAACTCAGGCGCTAAAACAACCTACGATTTCAATGAAGATTCAAAATATTTGCAGGGCATCAACGCAGCTGAAGGGCTTTCAAGTTTTTCGAGCGATGGCGTACCGCTGGCAATTAATTTAGTTCCATTGCCAAAACAAAACCCCGAGGTAATAAAACTTGACGTAGAAGCCCAAAAAAGCGTGTCCTTTACCTTCAAACGCAAACAACTTGACCAAATCCCCGCTATTTATAATATCTGGCTGAAAGATAACTACAAGAAAGACTCTGTAAACTTCAGGGTTGATTCAAATTATTCATTTACAGTAAATAAGGCCGACAGCGCCACCTTTGGAAGCAATCGTTTTAGTGTAATCATCAGCAAGGAGCCGGCTGCTGCATTTAAATTACTGGCTTTTAACGCTACAAAAGACAACAACGGGGCACAAATATCCTGGGATACCCAAAATGAAGAAAACACAACAGCATTTTCAGTCCAAAGAAGCAGCGATGGTGGCTTGGTATTTAAAACCCTGGACAGTCTTAAATCAACCGGAGCCGGCAGTTACAGCTATATTGATAACAACCCGCCTGCTGCCACAGACGAGTACCGTCTAAAAGTCACGGACCTTAACAATGCCGTTACTTTTTCAAATACAATAACGCTGATCTATGGAAATGCAACCAAGGCCATCACCGGCAATATCAGCATTTATCCCAACCCATCCAGTAACACCATCAACCTTACAATTAACCAGGCCGGCAATGGTTCGTCAACCAGTACGCTGGCAACGCAAAGCGCCGGGCCATTCCTATCGCTGGCAGCAACCACAAATACTTTATACAGTATTAATATCGTGAGCACGTCGGGCGCTATTATCAAAACAGGAATGTCCTCGACCACAACATGGCAGGCGAATATCGTCAGCCTGTTACCCGGCACCTATATCATCACAGTTATTAACAATAATGATAAAAAACTGGTAGGCCGGAGCACCTTTGTAAAGCTATAG